Genomic segment of Agrobacterium larrymoorei:
GGAAGGTCACGAAAATGGTGGCCAGCACAATGCCCGGCACGGCGAAGAGGATTTCGATGCCGTAGCTTTTGAGGAACGGCCCCAGCACGCTGTGCGAGGAAAACAGAATGACATAGACCAGACCGGAAATGACCGGTGAGATGGAAAACGGCAGGTCGATCAGCGTGATCAGAAACGCCTTGCCCTTGAACTCGAACTTGGCGATGGCCCAGGCGGCAGCAACGCCGAAGATGAGGTTGAGCGGCACCGAGATGGCCGCGACCAGCAGAGTCAGGCGGATGGCCGAGAGGGCGTCGGGCTCGACGATGGCTTCCCAGAAGGCGTCGGCGCCCTTGCGGAAGGCCTCGAAGAAGACCGAAACAAGCGGCAGCACGAGAAACAGCGCCAGAAACAGGAAGGCGACGAAGAAGAGGCCAAGCTTTGCCGGTAGCGATTCACTCGCCGGATCACGGAACGGTCTGGTTGGAAGGGTGCGCGCATTATCAGGCATAACCGTACCTCTTGCGGCTCCAGGCCTGAATGAGATTGATGATGAAAAGCATGGCGAAGGAAATGATCAGCATGATCGTAGCGATGCCGGTTGCGCCCGCATAGTTGAACTCCTCCAGCCGGATGACGATCAAAAGCGGTGCG
This window contains:
- the cysW gene encoding sulfate ABC transporter permease subunit CysW encodes the protein MPDNARTLPTRPFRDPASESLPAKLGLFFVAFLFLALFLVLPLVSVFFEAFRKGADAFWEAIVEPDALSAIRLTLLVAAISVPLNLIFGVAAAWAIAKFEFKGKAFLITLIDLPFSISPVISGLVYVILFSSHSVLGPFLKSYGIEILFAVPGIVLATIFVTFPFVARELIPLMQDQGTGDEEAAISLGASGWQTFWYVTLPNIKWGLLYGVLLCNARAMGEFGAVSVVSGHIRGETNTMPLHVEILYNEYNIGAAFAVATLLAGLALVTLVLKTILELRFGAGNAAGKH